A window from Dehalobacter sp. DCA encodes these proteins:
- the rny gene encoding ribonuclease Y gives MIEGGEALEISGLIAVVIVLAGLAIGSLIGWFIRKSSAEKMIGSAEIEAKRLLKNAEAEAEAKKREKIVAAKEEVMQLRNDIEKETRERRSEIQRMERRNLQKEETLERKTEALERKEENLHRRESDVEKQKLDLNELLAKQVAELERLSGLTPEEAKQLLLKSVEEEVRYESAIMIKEYETRTKEEAEKRAKDIISLAIHRCAADHVVESTVSVVALPNDEMKGRIIGREGRNIRALETLTGIDLIIDDTPEAVILSGFDPIRREVARVALEKLILDGRIHPARIEEMVEKAQKEVDQKIREEGEQATFETGVHGIHPELIRLLGRLRFRTSYGQNVLRHSIEVSHLAGLMASELGVDVQTAKRAGLLHDIGKAVDHDTEGTHVEIGVDLCKKYKESWDIIHAIEAHHGDTEPKTIVAVLVAAADAVSAARPGARRETLESYIKRLQKLEEIAETFEGVEKSYAIQAGREIRIIVNPEKIDDALAPRFAHDIAKRIEEELEYPGQIKVVVMRETRAVDYAK, from the coding sequence ATAATTGAAGGAGGTGAAGCTTTGGAAATATCAGGCTTAATTGCAGTTGTTATTGTACTCGCCGGATTGGCGATTGGCAGTCTGATCGGCTGGTTTATCCGCAAATCATCTGCGGAAAAAATGATTGGATCTGCTGAAATAGAAGCAAAAAGGCTTTTAAAGAATGCTGAGGCAGAGGCTGAAGCCAAAAAAAGGGAAAAAATCGTTGCAGCTAAAGAAGAGGTTATGCAGCTTCGCAATGATATTGAAAAAGAGACCAGAGAAAGACGTAGCGAAATCCAACGTATGGAAAGACGCAATCTTCAGAAGGAAGAAACCCTTGAAAGAAAAACCGAAGCTCTGGAACGTAAGGAAGAAAATTTACATCGCAGAGAATCAGACGTTGAAAAACAAAAACTTGATTTAAATGAACTCCTGGCTAAACAGGTAGCTGAGCTGGAGAGGCTTTCCGGTCTGACTCCTGAAGAAGCCAAACAATTGCTGCTAAAAAGTGTCGAGGAAGAAGTACGTTACGAATCGGCAATCATGATTAAGGAATATGAGACCCGGACAAAAGAAGAAGCTGAAAAACGCGCTAAAGATATTATTTCTTTGGCTATACATCGTTGTGCGGCAGACCATGTCGTTGAAAGCACAGTTTCAGTGGTTGCCCTGCCGAACGATGAAATGAAAGGCCGTATCATTGGCCGAGAGGGCCGGAATATCAGAGCTCTTGAGACTTTAACGGGTATTGATTTGATTATTGACGATACGCCTGAGGCCGTTATTCTGTCAGGATTTGATCCGATCAGAAGAGAAGTTGCCAGAGTCGCTCTGGAAAAACTGATTTTGGACGGACGTATTCATCCGGCCAGAATTGAAGAAATGGTTGAGAAGGCGCAGAAGGAAGTTGACCAGAAAATCAGGGAAGAAGGGGAACAGGCCACCTTCGAAACCGGGGTTCACGGTATACATCCAGAACTGATTAGACTGCTTGGCCGGCTGCGTTTCAGAACCAGTTACGGACAAAATGTTTTGAGACACTCTATCGAGGTATCCCATCTGGCCGGGTTAATGGCTTCCGAACTTGGTGTTGATGTCCAGACCGCAAAACGCGCCGGACTTTTGCATGACATCGGCAAAGCCGTTGACCATGATACCGAAGGCACGCATGTCGAGATTGGCGTTGATCTCTGCAAAAAGTACAAGGAATCATGGGATATCATTCACGCGATTGAGGCCCATCACGGCGACACTGAACCCAAGACAATTGTCGCAGTACTTGTTGCCGCTGCAGATGCGGTATCGGCTGCCAGACCTGGTGCCAGACGCGAAACTTTGGAATCCTACATTAAAAGGCTTCAGAAGCTTGAGGAAATTGCCGAGACATTTGAAGGCGTTGAAAAATCCTACGCGATTCAGGCCGGCAGAGAGATTCGCATTATTGTGAATCCGGAGAAGATTGATGATGCACTTGCACCAAGGTTCGCGCATGATATTGCAAAGAGAATTGAAGAAGAACTGGAATACCCCGGACAGATCAAGGTTGTCGTAATGCGGGAGACCCGCGCAGTAGATTACGCGAAGTAA
- a CDS encoding TIGR00282 family metallophosphoesterase, producing the protein MQILFIGDIVGRPGREAVAAFLPELQKEHKLDLVIANAENASGGRGLTKEVAYELYNYGIHFLTMGNHVWDQKEIIKFIDDETKLIRPANYPKGAPGKGYGFVIRNGIKTGIINLSGRIFLPPLENPFTMVNQIINMMAVETPVIIVDFHAEATSEKVALGWFLNGKVSAVLGTHTHIQTADARVLDQGTAYITDVGMTGPRDSVLGVKKEIIINNFLTQMPARFEVANGVNQLNAVVLQIDEKTGKTQRIIPIQK; encoded by the coding sequence ATGCAGATTCTTTTTATCGGTGATATCGTCGGCAGACCGGGAAGAGAAGCGGTGGCTGCTTTTCTTCCCGAACTCCAGAAAGAGCATAAACTTGATCTGGTGATTGCCAATGCTGAAAATGCCTCAGGCGGGCGGGGACTTACCAAAGAAGTCGCCTATGAGCTATATAATTACGGAATCCACTTTTTGACGATGGGCAACCATGTCTGGGACCAAAAGGAAATTATAAAGTTTATCGATGATGAAACCAAGCTGATCCGGCCTGCCAATTACCCGAAAGGGGCACCGGGAAAAGGCTATGGTTTTGTTATTCGTAACGGAATAAAGACGGGAATTATCAATCTATCAGGAAGAATCTTTCTGCCGCCGCTGGAAAATCCTTTCACGATGGTCAATCAGATCATCAATATGATGGCTGTGGAGACCCCGGTGATCATTGTCGATTTTCATGCCGAGGCGACCTCAGAAAAAGTTGCGCTTGGCTGGTTTCTTAACGGCAAAGTAAGTGCAGTTCTTGGTACGCATACCCATATCCAGACTGCGGATGCCAGGGTACTGGACCAGGGCACGGCATATATTACAGACGTTGGAATGACTGGCCCGCGAGATTCGGTCTTGGGAGTCAAAAAAGAGATCATTATCAATAATTTTCTGACGCAGATGCCGGCGAGATTTGAAGTGGCCAACGGGGTGAACCAGCTGAATGCTGTGGTGCTTCAAATAGATGAAAAAACCGGCAAAACACAGCGTATTATTCCTATCCAAAAATAG
- a CDS encoding stage V sporulation protein S — protein MDVLKVSAKSSPNSVAGALAGVLREKGGAELQAIGAGALNQAVKAVAIARGFVAPSGLDLVCIPAFTDILIEGEERTAIKLIVEPR, from the coding sequence ATGGATGTGTTAAAAGTCTCAGCAAAATCAAGTCCTAATTCAGTAGCTGGAGCATTAGCAGGCGTACTCAGGGAAAAAGGCGGAGCTGAATTGCAGGCAATTGGCGCAGGCGCATTAAACCAGGCAGTAAAAGCAGTTGCTATTGCCAGAGGTTTCGTTGCTCCGAGTGGTCTTGACCTGGTTTGTATTCCAGCTTTCACCGATATCCTAATTGAAGGAGAAGAGAGGACTGCGATCAAACTGATTGTCGAACCCAGATAA
- a CDS encoding dipeptidase — MKNIWIADGHCDSIGDFAAGKRNLKETAKFGHWDLARAKQANLGLQFLAAYIESEYKPFQAAWRGLELLEAALRFIDNNSSDVFLVRTQEDAAQLGRTNKLGLLINIEGGEILGENVFMLDLIFRLGVRSIGLTWNERNAIGNGVGESEGSGGLSSFGFQVIERMNQLGMVIDVSHLNEAGFWDVLRHSERPVIASHSCAKALCGHRRNLTDHQLCALGDKKGLVGINFCEDFLSETGKATMDDVVRHICHIAEVAGVDTVGFGSDFDGIETTPKGLENVGTFPYLVEKLSQCGFNQNEIAKICYGNYVRFLSDVLM, encoded by the coding sequence ATGAAAAACATATGGATTGCCGACGGTCATTGTGACAGCATTGGAGATTTTGCTGCCGGAAAAAGAAATTTGAAAGAAACAGCAAAATTTGGGCACTGGGATTTGGCCAGGGCAAAACAGGCCAATCTCGGTCTGCAGTTTCTGGCTGCCTATATTGAAAGTGAATACAAACCGTTTCAGGCGGCCTGGAGAGGGCTGGAATTACTCGAAGCCGCACTTAGGTTTATTGATAATAATTCCAGTGATGTATTTTTAGTAAGAACCCAAGAAGACGCAGCCCAATTAGGCCGGACCAATAAGCTGGGCCTGCTTATCAATATCGAGGGCGGAGAAATTCTTGGAGAAAACGTTTTTATGCTTGATCTTATTTTCAGGCTCGGAGTCAGAAGCATTGGCCTTACCTGGAATGAAAGGAATGCGATCGGCAACGGCGTCGGTGAAAGCGAAGGAAGCGGCGGTTTATCTAGTTTTGGCTTTCAGGTAATCGAAAGAATGAACCAGCTTGGGATGGTGATCGACGTTTCCCACCTGAATGAGGCCGGTTTTTGGGATGTGCTGCGGCATTCTGAACGTCCGGTCATCGCTTCCCATTCCTGTGCCAAAGCGTTATGCGGCCATCGCCGGAACCTGACTGACCATCAGCTGTGTGCGCTAGGAGACAAGAAAGGTCTGGTCGGGATCAATTTCTGTGAAGATTTCCTGAGTGAGACCGGAAAAGCAACTATGGATGACGTTGTCCGGCACATTTGCCACATCGCAGAAGTAGCGGGAGTCGATACGGTTGGTTTCGGATCGGATTTTGACGGAATTGAGACGACGCCGAAAGGTCTGGAGAATGTCGGGACATTCCCGTATCTAGTGGAAAAATTGTCTCAGTGCGGTTTTAATCAGAACGAAATAGCCAAAATATGTTACGGGAATTATGTCAGGTTTTTGAGCGATGTCTTAATGTGA
- a CDS encoding PHP domain-containing protein, which translates to MKYQTRFEADLHCHTTASDGILTPEEVVKSAAEVGLKALAITDHDTINGWAEAEQAVAETGLCLVKGIEINTDWAGKEVHILGYELQEGNEVLHTRLQELREKRVQRIRKILQKLEQLGITLTFEEVSQFVNGDSVGRPHVAQAMIRHGYAANLKDAFERFLKIGRPAYVPRYKLDPVEAITIIREAGGVAVLAHPGSQCTEPEIAAWVDSGLQGIEVYHPDHGAEERNYFKALAERKSLLITGGSDFHGHAIKPGIELGSWGVGMGVIQQIEQLRRKKT; encoded by the coding sequence ATGAAATACCAGACAAGATTTGAGGCCGACCTGCATTGTCATACGACTGCTTCAGACGGGATCCTTACACCGGAAGAAGTCGTTAAGTCTGCGGCAGAAGTCGGATTGAAAGCTTTGGCCATCACGGACCATGATACCATTAATGGCTGGGCGGAGGCAGAACAGGCTGTAGCTGAGACGGGGCTCTGTCTGGTTAAAGGCATAGAGATCAACACCGACTGGGCGGGCAAGGAAGTCCATATCCTCGGGTATGAGTTACAGGAGGGCAATGAGGTTCTTCATACCAGGTTGCAGGAACTGCGGGAAAAAAGAGTGCAAAGAATAAGAAAGATACTTCAGAAGCTGGAACAGCTCGGAATCACCCTGACATTTGAGGAAGTAAGTCAGTTTGTCAATGGGGATTCTGTCGGCCGCCCCCATGTGGCTCAGGCCATGATCAGGCACGGGTATGCCGCCAATCTGAAAGACGCTTTTGAGAGATTTTTAAAGATAGGAAGGCCAGCTTACGTTCCCCGATATAAGCTTGATCCTGTCGAAGCTATTACAATTATAAGAGAAGCCGGAGGCGTAGCCGTGCTTGCGCATCCGGGCAGCCAATGTACAGAACCCGAGATTGCCGCCTGGGTCGACTCCGGGCTGCAGGGGATTGAAGTCTATCATCCCGACCACGGTGCGGAGGAACGAAATTACTTTAAAGCACTGGCAGAAAGAAAGAGCCTTCTGATTACAGGCGGATCTGATTTTCATGGTCATGCGATTAAGCCTGGCATAGAATTAGGCTCTTGGGGAGTTGGTATGGGGGTCATTCAACAAATTGAGCAGCTGAGGAGGAAGAAGACATGA
- a CDS encoding aminotransferase class I/II-fold pyridoxal phosphate-dependent enzyme, whose amino-acid sequence MKLAVRMGSLQTSIFSQLASLKEEVKREGKTLIDLSVGSPDLPPSLEIRKIISEQSLDEKAYGYTLTRGIPEFREACSLWYKRRFNVDIDPATEVLPVMGSQDGLTHIFWAFIDKGDAAFIPDPGYPIYSDGLALVEGEKVVLPLLETNDFLPDLNRIAPQTADRAKLMVLNYPNNPTAAVAPETFFNEVVRFASKHEIVVCHDAAYTELAFDGYRPSSFLQAKGAKDVGVEFHSLSKSYNMAGVRLGFVVGNKEVIRALETIKSNIDYGSFQPVLKAGAAVLSGGDQTILANQQTYKNRRDIWVDGCARAGWKMNRPKGSMFVWAPVPTKQDSLSFAFELASEAGVLVVPGIAFGRYGEGYVRVGLVQDETKLQEAVQRVGTFLAGKD is encoded by the coding sequence ATGAAGCTCGCAGTAAGAATGGGAAGTCTGCAAACATCCATTTTTTCACAATTGGCGTCATTGAAAGAAGAGGTCAAACGTGAAGGCAAAACGCTAATTGATCTAAGTGTAGGGAGCCCTGATTTGCCTCCGTCCCTTGAGATCAGAAAAATAATTAGTGAGCAGAGCCTCGATGAAAAGGCGTATGGTTATACACTGACCAGAGGAATTCCGGAGTTCCGGGAAGCTTGCTCATTATGGTATAAAAGAAGATTTAACGTCGATATTGATCCTGCGACGGAAGTGCTTCCGGTCATGGGCTCCCAGGACGGTCTAACGCATATTTTCTGGGCGTTTATTGATAAAGGCGACGCTGCTTTCATCCCTGATCCTGGTTATCCGATTTATTCAGACGGATTGGCGCTGGTCGAAGGTGAAAAGGTTGTACTGCCGTTATTGGAAACGAACGATTTTCTGCCGGACCTTAATCGGATCGCCCCCCAGACCGCTGACCGGGCTAAACTGATGGTCCTTAACTATCCTAATAATCCAACCGCTGCAGTTGCACCGGAGACTTTCTTTAATGAAGTCGTCAGGTTTGCCTCCAAACATGAAATTGTGGTTTGTCATGATGCGGCCTATACGGAACTGGCTTTTGACGGCTACAGGCCATCAAGCTTCCTGCAGGCCAAAGGAGCAAAGGACGTAGGGGTAGAGTTTCATTCCCTTTCCAAGTCGTATAATATGGCCGGAGTGAGACTTGGCTTTGTGGTAGGCAATAAAGAAGTCATCAGAGCACTGGAAACCATCAAATCCAATATTGACTATGGGAGTTTTCAGCCTGTATTGAAGGCCGGAGCTGCGGTCTTAAGCGGCGGTGATCAGACCATCCTCGCCAATCAGCAGACTTATAAAAACAGAAGGGATATCTGGGTCGACGGATGTGCCAGAGCCGGCTGGAAGATGAACAGGCCCAAAGGATCCATGTTCGTCTGGGCCCCGGTGCCCACGAAGCAGGATTCATTATCCTTTGCGTTTGAACTGGCCAGCGAGGCTGGCGTTCTTGTCGTGCCGGGCATTGCCTTTGGCCGGTATGGCGAGGGATATGTCAGGGTTGGCCTGGTTCAGGATGAGACGAAGCTTCAGGAAGCGGTTCAGAGGGTTGGAACTTTTTTAGCCGGGAAGGATTAA
- a CDS encoding HDOD domain-containing protein, with amino-acid sequence MMFYRIKQLRSALHPVVNENEYSWLNTVLSERERQLFLKQTLTEQRHALDVARDIQEQSSLIENGYGKEIYRNLLSGALLHDCGKSVIHLLLWQRIFIVVFDYLPERIKNIIRQSKSVFVKTLVIYTQHPAWGKRLAARAGLSPEIQRLIQNHHTPQNSMEEILHQADNRH; translated from the coding sequence ATGATGTTCTATCGGATCAAACAATTACGCAGTGCGCTGCACCCGGTTGTAAATGAGAATGAATACTCCTGGCTAAATACCGTACTGTCGGAGCGGGAAAGACAGCTGTTTCTGAAGCAGACCCTTACAGAGCAGAGGCATGCACTCGATGTCGCTCGGGATATTCAGGAACAAAGCAGTCTTATAGAAAATGGTTATGGAAAAGAAATTTACCGTAACCTATTAAGTGGTGCGCTTCTCCATGACTGCGGAAAATCAGTGATCCATCTGCTTCTGTGGCAGAGGATATTTATTGTTGTCTTTGATTATTTACCGGAACGGATCAAAAACATCATCCGCCAAAGCAAATCAGTTTTCGTCAAGACGCTGGTGATTTACACACAGCATCCTGCCTGGGGGAAACGGCTGGCTGCCCGGGCAGGACTCTCTCCGGAAATCCAGCGCTTAATCCAAAACCACCATACCCCACAAAATTCTATGGAAGAAATCCTTCACCAAGCCGACAACCGGCACTAG
- the phoU gene encoding phosphate signaling complex protein PhoU: MRHKFEAQLQELKKKIVEMSVLVEKALEQAMESLKNRDMALAEKVISDDGQINDSEQDIELLCTHLVATQQPFASDLRNIVASYKIISSLERMGDLSVDIAKVSLRIGPDPLIKPLIDMPKMAEIAVQMMRTAVQAFICEDVELARSLAETDHKVDHYYKLIFNELNEMMAKDSAISGQAVYLLLATRYIERIGDYCTNIGEEVIYMQLGVRENLNK; this comes from the coding sequence ATGCGCCATAAATTTGAAGCCCAGCTTCAGGAGCTGAAGAAAAAAATAGTAGAGATGAGCGTGTTAGTTGAGAAAGCGCTAGAACAGGCCATGGAAAGCTTGAAGAATAGGGATATGGCTCTGGCGGAAAAGGTCATCAGCGATGACGGCCAGATCAATGATTCTGAGCAGGATATCGAACTGCTCTGTACCCACCTTGTTGCAACCCAGCAGCCGTTTGCCTCAGATCTCCGTAATATTGTTGCAAGCTATAAAATCATTTCCTCTCTGGAAAGAATGGGCGATTTATCTGTCGATATTGCCAAAGTATCCTTGCGGATCGGACCAGATCCACTGATCAAGCCGTTGATTGACATGCCGAAAATGGCTGAGATAGCAGTCCAAATGATGCGTACGGCCGTCCAGGCTTTTATCTGTGAAGATGTTGAACTTGCACGGTCTCTGGCTGAGACTGACCACAAAGTGGATCATTACTATAAATTGATTTTTAACGAATTGAATGAGATGATGGCGAAAGACTCGGCAATATCGGGCCAGGCGGTCTACCTGCTTCTAGCGACCCGCTATATCGAAAGAATCGGCGATTACTGTACGAATATCGGGGAAGAAGTCATTTATATGCAATTAGGTGTTAGAGAAAATTTAAACAAATAG
- the thpR gene encoding RNA 2',3'-cyclic phosphodiesterase gives MRLFISLNFSEQSLEQFEKWQDELKVKGLRGYWRRRDNLHLTLRFLEEVEEKDLDALKQTLAGVSGHIGEFAIAFDSLGVFPNIIQPRILWAGIRKEPKLIQLQKQIQQATSQFGAPPDTRPFKPHLTLASGGIKGIDQNILNWGNTLDLKEIAVHYALMQSKVENGIRQYLTVARYRI, from the coding sequence ATGCGATTATTTATCAGCCTGAATTTTAGTGAACAGAGTCTTGAACAATTCGAAAAATGGCAGGATGAACTTAAGGTTAAAGGTCTTCGCGGCTATTGGCGCAGACGTGATAACTTGCACCTGACGCTGCGTTTTTTAGAAGAAGTGGAAGAAAAGGATCTTGATGCTTTGAAACAGACCCTGGCGGGTGTTTCGGGACATATCGGTGAATTTGCGATTGCTTTTGATTCCCTTGGTGTATTCCCGAATATCATACAGCCCCGGATACTATGGGCCGGGATAAGAAAAGAACCGAAGCTGATTCAGCTGCAAAAGCAGATCCAGCAGGCGACGAGCCAATTTGGAGCACCGCCTGATACCAGACCTTTTAAACCTCATCTTACCTTAGCGAGCGGCGGCATCAAGGGTATCGACCAAAATATCCTAAATTGGGGCAATACGCTTGATCTTAAAGAGATTGCCGTCCATTATGCTTTAATGCAAAGCAAAGTGGAGAATGGCATTCGGCAATACCTGACAGTTGCCCGGTACCGGATCTGA
- a CDS encoding N-acetyltransferase, translating into MVTYRHAKLSDVEDIISLINYYAEQGLMLPRTRSALYEGIREVIVAVEDDRIVGTGALHITWDDLAEIRALAVEESYRGKGLGRKIVELLLEEARELHCPKVFTLTYQVDFFKHMGFEITEKDSMPHKVWKECINCVKFPNCDENALILYLK; encoded by the coding sequence ATGGTAACCTATAGACATGCAAAGCTAAGTGATGTGGAAGACATTATTAGCCTGATCAATTATTATGCAGAACAGGGACTCATGCTCCCCAGAACCCGAAGTGCGCTGTATGAAGGAATCAGGGAGGTCATTGTAGCGGTAGAGGATGACCGGATCGTCGGAACCGGCGCTTTACATATAACCTGGGACGATCTCGCTGAGATCAGGGCACTGGCGGTTGAGGAAAGCTACAGGGGGAAAGGGTTAGGCCGCAAGATTGTTGAGCTTCTTTTGGAGGAGGCCAGAGAGCTTCATTGCCCCAAGGTATTTACCCTGACGTATCAGGTAGATTTCTTCAAGCATATGGGATTCGAAATTACTGAAAAGGATTCAATGCCCCATAAGGTCTGGAAAGAATGCATCAATTGTGTTAAGTTTCCTAATTGTGATGAAAATGCTCTGATTCTTTACTTAAAATAG
- the rnhA gene encoding ribonuclease HI — translation MAVKSVKIYTDGACSGNPGPGGWAAVLKYGEHEREISGFEGNTTNQRMELTAAVQGLAALKESCSVQVHSDSAYLINAFEQDWLSRWLKNGWQSSQKKPVENRDLWVSLLELTAKHDVVWVKVKGHSGHPENERCDELARKAIAEALA, via the coding sequence ATGGCTGTAAAAAGTGTAAAGATTTATACGGACGGAGCATGTTCAGGCAATCCCGGGCCGGGGGGTTGGGCGGCAGTCCTGAAGTATGGTGAACATGAAAGAGAGATCAGCGGCTTTGAAGGCAATACAACCAATCAGCGCATGGAGCTGACAGCGGCAGTCCAAGGACTGGCCGCCCTGAAAGAAAGCTGCAGTGTCCAGGTTCACAGTGACAGTGCCTATTTAATTAATGCATTTGAACAAGACTGGCTTTCCCGCTGGCTAAAGAATGGCTGGCAGAGTTCGCAAAAGAAACCGGTTGAAAACCGTGATCTCTGGGTATCGCTTCTGGAACTCACGGCAAAGCATGACGTTGTCTGGGTTAAAGTCAAAGGTCATTCAGGACATCCCGAGAACGAACGATGTGACGAACTTGCCCGTAAAGCGATCGCCGAAGCTTTGGCCTGA
- a CDS encoding ATP-grasp domain-containing protein — MAKFLEYQGKEWLAKAGIPVPKGRSASSPEEAQQAAEWIGKSVAVKGQVQAGGRGKAGIVKLVVTPSEASAAAAEILAKTVKGLPVRQVLIEEKLAIKKEYYCSFVINNARDARCPMLMFSSEGGMDIESVPEELIFKMNIDPIFGLQIYDAIDFCVRAGIPNKELSKFASFLTKLSQVYKKYDCQTLEINPFVMTEDGSLICADCKMEIDNSSVGRHPEFGIKIARDLPGEVTELDMIGWSIEETDARGTGFLMNMGYDEVSPGYIGYHPIGGGSAMMGLDALNQVGLKPANYADTSGNPVGSKIYRVAKCVLSQPNIDGYLLGGFMMANQEQWHHANAIVKVLWEELPKRPGLPCVLLLCGNREDESMEILRKGLAELMTPDGIGKRIEIYGKEHVTDTKFIGQRLLALAKEYRAEKDAQGK; from the coding sequence ATGGCAAAATTTCTAGAGTATCAAGGTAAGGAATGGCTTGCCAAAGCGGGAATACCCGTACCGAAGGGCAGGTCGGCATCTTCTCCGGAAGAAGCGCAGCAAGCGGCAGAATGGATTGGCAAGTCCGTAGCTGTCAAAGGTCAGGTCCAGGCAGGAGGACGAGGAAAAGCCGGTATTGTAAAACTGGTCGTGACTCCGTCCGAAGCTTCGGCAGCAGCAGCTGAAATACTGGCAAAGACAGTCAAAGGACTCCCTGTCAGGCAAGTTTTAATTGAGGAGAAACTGGCGATCAAAAAAGAATACTATTGTTCATTTGTCATTAACAATGCAAGAGACGCCCGCTGCCCGATGCTGATGTTCAGCTCAGAAGGCGGTATGGATATTGAAAGTGTTCCTGAAGAACTAATTTTTAAGATGAATATCGACCCTATTTTTGGTCTGCAGATTTACGATGCGATCGATTTTTGTGTCCGAGCTGGCATTCCAAATAAAGAATTGAGTAAGTTTGCTTCTTTCCTGACGAAGCTGTCCCAAGTCTACAAAAAGTATGACTGCCAGACCCTGGAGATCAATCCGTTTGTCATGACGGAGGATGGAAGCCTGATCTGTGCGGACTGCAAAATGGAGATTGATAACAGCTCTGTGGGCCGTCATCCGGAATTTGGCATTAAAATTGCCCGCGATTTGCCTGGTGAAGTCACCGAACTCGATATGATCGGCTGGAGCATTGAAGAAACAGATGCCCGTGGAACCGGCTTCCTGATGAATATGGGTTATGACGAAGTAAGCCCCGGCTATATTGGCTATCACCCGATCGGCGGCGGTTCGGCGATGATGGGACTTGATGCGCTGAATCAGGTAGGACTCAAGCCTGCCAACTATGCCGATACGAGCGGCAATCCTGTTGGATCAAAAATCTATCGCGTTGCCAAGTGCGTACTATCGCAGCCCAATATTGACGGTTATCTTCTTGGCGGCTTTATGATGGCGAATCAGGAGCAATGGCACCATGCCAATGCGATTGTCAAAGTACTGTGGGAAGAGCTTCCGAAGAGGCCCGGCCTGCCTTGCGTTCTGTTACTCTGCGGCAATCGCGAGGATGAATCCATGGAGATTCTACGCAAGGGTCTGGCAGAGCTGATGACTCCGGACGGAATTGGCAAAAGAATTGAAATATACGGAAAAGAGCATGTCACGGATACTAAATTTATTGGTCAAAGACTTCTGGCTCTAGCCAAAGAATACAGGGCAGAAAAAGATGCTCAAGGAAAGTAG
- a CDS encoding succinate--CoA ligase subunit alpha, translated as MGILISNQSKVIIQGITGREGSVRTKYMKEYGTKVIGGTSPGKKGDEVHGIPVYNTVKEIAREQGEIDFSVIFVPGSVLKTAVFEAADAGVKNIIPCVEGTPIHDIMEMVAYCKLRGTRLIGPGSIGILTPGEAVVGWLGGNVEWANKFFKKGNIGVFSRSGGQSGTIPWVLREGGFGVSTVVHTGTEPVLGTSMADLLPLFEADPETKGVAVYAEIGSSQEEECADTIAEGKFTKPFVIYVAGAWAPEGQRFSHASNIVERGRGSAKSKIEAVLKAGGFVAETPIDIPIILKEKIKE; from the coding sequence ATGGGTATTTTAATCAGTAACCAGTCTAAAGTCATTATCCAGGGAATTACCGGCCGTGAAGGATCTGTAAGAACCAAATACATGAAAGAATATGGCACCAAAGTCATCGGCGGAACCAGCCCAGGAAAAAAAGGGGACGAGGTTCATGGCATCCCCGTCTATAATACGGTTAAGGAAATTGCCAGAGAACAGGGTGAGATTGACTTTAGCGTTATCTTTGTGCCGGGCAGTGTTCTGAAAACCGCTGTTTTTGAAGCTGCCGACGCGGGTGTCAAAAATATTATTCCGTGTGTTGAAGGAACACCCATCCATGATATTATGGAAATGGTCGCTTATTGCAAGCTGAGAGGAACCCGCTTAATCGGCCCCGGATCCATTGGCATTTTGACACCGGGAGAAGCAGTCGTCGGCTGGCTTGGCGGCAATGTCGAGTGGGCTAACAAGTTCTTCAAGAAAGGCAATATTGGTGTCTTTTCGCGCAGTGGCGGACAATCAGGGACCATCCCTTGGGTATTAAGAGAAGGTGGCTTCGGCGTAAGTACAGTCGTACATACCGGAACCGAACCTGTACTTGGAACATCTATGGCTGATTTGCTGCCCTTATTTGAAGCAGATCCTGAAACAAAAGGTGTAGCCGTCTATGCCGAGATCGGCAGCTCTCAGGAAGAGGAATGTGCCGATACTATTGCGGAAGGCAAATTCACAAAACCTTTTGTGATCTACGTGGCCGGAGCCTGGGCTCCCGAAGGCCAACGTTTTTCCCATGCTTCAAATATTGTGGAACGCGGACGTGGCTCAGCGAAGAGCAAAATTGAAGCGGTCCTTAAAGCGGGTGGTTTTGTCGCCGAAACGCCAATAGATATCCCGATTATTTTGAAGGAGAAAATTAAGGAATAA